A single region of the Aminivibrio sp. genome encodes:
- a CDS encoding transposase, translating to MVTRRNFSSEFKAKVVLELLREEETLSQIAARHKIHHTVLQNWKRTVTEGLPGLFADPRKKSAEEIEKETTINDLYKQVGLLSMQLEWLKKKCGVGSFSS from the coding sequence ATGGTAACGCGTCGGAACTTTTCGTCGGAATTCAAGGCAAAAGTTGTGCTCGAGCTGCTCAGGGAAGAGGAAACGCTCAGCCAGATCGCGGCCAGGCATAAAATCCATCACACCGTACTCCAAAACTGGAAAAGGACGGTCACCGAAGGATTGCCGGGCCTGTTCGCCGATCCCCGAAAGAAGAGCGCGGAGGAAATAGAGAAGGAAACCACGATAAACGACCTCTATAAACAAGTCGGGCTGCTCTCCATGCAGCTCGAGTGGCTCAAAAAAAAATGCGGTGTCGGCTCTTTCTCTTCATGA
- a CDS encoding bifunctional diguanylate cyclase/phosphodiesterase encodes MTDTLSLSAFFRWLERHFRNKALMILFLAALNLGVYTLVLATGGIKYVYSHSMYIPILLAGFIFGARGGVLAGLAGGFVLGPFMPIETATGEPQLLMNWLYRTGLFTLIGLFNGVAVEMLRRQLRENEWLARHDPFTRLPNRVALMEYIEASAKEGGEAGTTSSALFAVFAENLMEVGATFGVRITDEIMVQMHDRLQGLFPHGVPVFSTQPGELSVILPCGGAEEARDEMDRISAAMKEPFVLPDMSLHVEAVAGCVMLENNGEDGHSALRKADIAAHSAGRRGQENLLYDSELDGTIAENLEMLGALKGAMEKGELLLHYQPKVSMRDGRVMGAESLLRWGHPLRGLVYPASFVPQAEKSNLMNALTEWVANAALDQVVRWRKEGIVLSLAVNVSARDLSSPRFGEMIIEAINRRGLDGESLELEITESAIMEDPQHAIDVLKRFSDVRVVISIDDFGTGYSSLQYLSRFPATVIKVDQSFVRNLRSDDGARHIIDAAVRLAHALGMEVVVEGVESEETFGYNGPRN; translated from the coding sequence GTGACCGATACTTTGTCCCTGTCCGCATTTTTCCGATGGCTTGAAAGGCACTTCCGGAACAAGGCGCTCATGATTCTGTTTCTCGCCGCCCTGAACCTCGGAGTTTACACCCTTGTCCTTGCAACGGGGGGCATCAAGTACGTCTACTCCCATTCCATGTACATCCCCATTCTCCTGGCGGGGTTTATTTTCGGCGCCCGGGGAGGCGTTCTTGCCGGCCTTGCCGGTGGGTTTGTCCTCGGTCCCTTCATGCCCATCGAAACAGCCACCGGCGAGCCCCAGCTTCTGATGAACTGGCTCTACCGGACGGGGCTCTTTACCCTGATCGGCCTGTTCAACGGGGTTGCGGTGGAAATGCTCCGGCGCCAGCTCAGGGAGAACGAATGGCTGGCCCGGCACGACCCCTTCACCCGGCTTCCCAACAGGGTCGCTCTCATGGAATACATCGAGGCATCGGCAAAAGAAGGCGGGGAAGCTGGAACGACTTCTTCCGCCCTTTTCGCCGTTTTCGCCGAAAACCTCATGGAGGTGGGGGCCACTTTCGGAGTCCGGATTACGGACGAAATCATGGTGCAGATGCATGACCGCCTGCAGGGTCTCTTCCCGCACGGGGTTCCCGTTTTCAGCACCCAGCCGGGCGAGCTGTCGGTGATCCTGCCCTGCGGAGGGGCGGAGGAGGCCCGGGATGAGATGGACCGTATCTCTGCGGCTATGAAGGAGCCCTTCGTTCTGCCGGACATGTCCCTGCACGTGGAAGCAGTCGCGGGCTGCGTGATGCTCGAGAACAACGGGGAGGACGGCCACTCCGCGCTCCGGAAGGCGGATATCGCCGCCCATTCCGCGGGACGAAGAGGGCAGGAAAACCTGCTCTATGACAGTGAGCTTGACGGAACCATCGCGGAAAACCTGGAGATGCTCGGCGCGTTGAAGGGCGCCATGGAGAAGGGAGAGTTGCTGCTCCACTACCAGCCGAAAGTGTCCATGAGAGACGGCCGGGTGATGGGGGCGGAATCCCTGCTGCGGTGGGGGCACCCCCTCCGGGGGCTGGTGTATCCTGCCTCCTTCGTCCCCCAGGCGGAGAAGAGCAACCTGATGAACGCCCTGACGGAGTGGGTGGCCAATGCGGCCCTGGACCAGGTCGTCCGGTGGAGGAAGGAGGGGATCGTTCTGTCTCTCGCTGTGAACGTGTCGGCCAGGGACCTATCGTCACCCCGGTTCGGTGAGATGATCATCGAAGCCATCAACCGAAGGGGCCTTGACGGAGAAAGTCTCGAGCTGGAAATAACCGAAAGCGCCATCATGGAGGATCCGCAGCACGCTATCGACGTGCTGAAGCGCTTTTCCGATGTGCGGGTGGTCATCTCCATCGACGATTTCGGCACGGGGTACTCCTCCCTGCAGTATCTTTCCCGTTTCCCGGCCACGGTGATCAAGGTGGACCAGTCTTTTGTCCGGAATCTCCGCTCCGACGACGGCGCCCGCCATATCATCGACGCGGCGGTGCGCCTCGCTCACGCCCTCGGGATGGAGGTGGTGGTGGAGGGGGTCGAGTCGGAGGAGACCTTTGGGTATAATGGACCCCGAAATTAA
- the aroA gene encoding 3-phosphoshikimate 1-carboxyvinyltransferase — protein MKRIHPAKKITGTVTLPGDKSISHRAALLGAVSVDGVTVHNFSDGADCASTLSCLEKAGADIHRKGTTLSVSAPSGLASPSSALDAGNSGTTARTLCGLLAGKPGVRATITGDASLSKRPMLRIVKPLQSVGASIDGPEGGASLPLEVSGKRLRGATHVLETASAQVKTALLLAGLSSDEPTTVIEPLASRDHTERMLAHLGIPLYIDGHSITMAPSRPLRVAEWTIPGDFSSAAFWIVAAAILPDSSISLPGVGLNPTRTGLLRVLERMGLAFSVERSGLWGGEPAGTITVHSSRLRATEVSGAEIPQLIDELPILAVAAALAEGTTEIRDAMELRFKESDRIVAVAKGLSALGAKVTELEDGWRITGPSRLSGGTVSASGDHRVAMALAVAALAADGPVDIEDPECAAISYPGFFSTLDHLTGRCG, from the coding sequence ATGAAGAGAATCCATCCGGCGAAAAAGATCACGGGAACGGTAACCCTCCCGGGCGACAAGTCCATATCCCACAGGGCGGCGCTGCTCGGGGCCGTCTCGGTGGACGGAGTCACGGTGCACAACTTCTCCGACGGGGCGGACTGCGCGTCCACCCTCTCCTGTCTCGAAAAGGCGGGGGCGGATATTCACAGAAAGGGAACAACCCTCTCCGTCTCCGCTCCTTCGGGCCTGGCCTCCCCCTCCTCGGCGCTGGACGCCGGCAATTCGGGGACGACGGCCCGGACACTCTGCGGCCTCCTGGCGGGGAAACCAGGCGTCAGGGCCACCATTACGGGGGATGCCAGCCTGTCGAAACGGCCCATGCTCCGGATCGTGAAGCCCCTCCAGTCCGTGGGAGCCTCCATCGACGGTCCCGAAGGCGGAGCCTCCCTCCCCCTGGAAGTATCCGGAAAACGTCTCCGGGGAGCCACCCACGTCCTCGAAACGGCAAGCGCCCAGGTCAAGACCGCCCTGCTCCTGGCGGGCCTCTCCTCCGACGAGCCCACCACCGTCATCGAACCCCTCGCCTCCAGGGACCACACGGAACGGATGCTCGCCCATCTCGGAATCCCCCTCTACATCGACGGACACTCCATCACCATGGCCCCCTCAAGACCCCTCAGGGTCGCAGAATGGACCATCCCCGGCGACTTCTCCTCAGCGGCCTTCTGGATCGTTGCGGCGGCCATCCTTCCCGACTCGTCCATCTCCCTTCCCGGCGTGGGGCTGAACCCCACCCGCACCGGCCTTCTCCGGGTTCTCGAGCGCATGGGGCTTGCCTTCTCCGTGGAGCGGTCGGGACTGTGGGGCGGCGAGCCCGCCGGCACCATCACCGTTCACTCCAGCAGGCTCCGGGCGACGGAGGTCTCCGGCGCCGAGATCCCCCAGCTCATCGACGAGCTTCCCATCCTCGCCGTGGCGGCGGCCCTGGCCGAAGGCACCACGGAGATACGGGACGCCATGGAGCTCCGCTTCAAGGAAAGCGACCGGATCGTGGCGGTGGCCAAAGGACTCTCGGCTTTGGGAGCGAAGGTGACGGAGCTCGAGGACGGGTGGAGGATCACAGGACCCTCCAGGCTCTCGGGCGGCACGGTCTCCGCCTCGGGAGACCACCGGGTGGCCATGGCCCTCGCCGTGGCGGCCCTCGCCGCCGACGGCCCCGTGGACATCGAGGACCCGGAGTGCGCGGCCATCTCCTACCCGGGCTTCTTCTCCACCCTTGACCATCTCACCGGGAGGTGCGGCTGA
- a CDS encoding IS3 family transposase — translation MSALSLHERRALVDREDRDFPLSWQSWLLGLNRTGLYYVPARLSEEELLLRRRIDEIHTDQPCYGSRRMQAALSRGGVPVSRKRVQRLMRDMGILAIYPGPRLSAGGESPKFPYLLRGVAIDHPNHTWGTDVTYVRLKGGFMYLTVFLDWYSRYVVSWAFSDSLAAGFVVEALEDAFRIARPRIINSDQGSQYTSTLYIDRIRTESESIAISMDGRGRCMDNIFTERFWRSYKQEEVYLKEYESPREARRSTAEYIEYYNHRRPHQALNYQTPWEVYSGGTARKVNIK, via the coding sequence GTGTCGGCTCTTTCTCTTCATGAGCGAAGAGCGCTGGTGGACCGGGAGGACAGGGATTTCCCCCTCTCATGGCAATCCTGGCTGCTCGGACTGAACAGAACCGGACTCTATTACGTTCCCGCGCGTCTCTCGGAGGAGGAACTGCTGCTCCGCAGGCGGATCGACGAGATTCACACCGACCAGCCGTGCTACGGCTCCAGGAGGATGCAGGCGGCGTTGTCGCGGGGAGGGGTGCCCGTATCGCGCAAGCGGGTTCAGCGTCTCATGAGAGACATGGGCATCCTGGCGATATACCCCGGTCCGAGACTGAGCGCGGGCGGCGAGAGTCCGAAGTTCCCCTATCTTCTGCGGGGAGTGGCCATCGACCATCCGAACCACACGTGGGGAACCGACGTGACCTATGTGCGGCTCAAGGGCGGATTCATGTATCTGACGGTGTTTCTGGACTGGTATTCGCGGTACGTGGTCTCGTGGGCCTTTTCGGATTCGCTCGCGGCGGGATTCGTGGTCGAGGCGCTGGAGGACGCCTTCAGGATCGCCCGTCCGAGGATCATCAACAGCGATCAGGGAAGCCAGTACACGAGCACCCTCTATATCGACCGGATCCGCACCGAGAGCGAAAGTATCGCTATCAGCATGGACGGAAGGGGGCGTTGCATGGACAACATCTTCACGGAAAGATTCTGGAGGAGCTACAAGCAGGAGGAGGTGTATCTGAAGGAGTACGAGAGTCCCCGTGAAGCCCGCCGCTCGACGGCGGAGTACATCGAGTATTATAATCATCGACGTCCCCATCAGGCTTTGAACTATCAGACACCTTGGGAGGTGTACTCGGGGGGAACGGCTCGAAAGGTTAACATTAAATAG
- a CDS encoding M20 family metallopeptidase: SDRIIQWRRALHATPEIGFNTPVTEKFIVDELEKMGVDEIRHGNGMRGIVALIKGNKPGKVLGIRADYDALNMTEDTGLPFAATNGNMHACGHDAHAAMLLGTAKILTECRDELQGTVKLIFQPSEEDGRGAPAMIEDGLFENPAMDGIIGLHIGSLWKGFKAGEAGYRFGALMAASDWFTVTFEGKGGHGATPHLTVDPVAMACQAVNLLQLVVSRETSPLDSAVITVGTIQGGTMPNIIAPSCTIRGTIRSLSPETRKNLENRLKTICTDVAEALRGKASITYTYGPPPLINDRGMTEKMKAAMEDILGADMVHEVAEPTMGGEDMAFFQEKVPGSFFFLPATFGDERDYPHHHPKFDLNESVFWIGPAVMAKYALTWQ, from the coding sequence TGAGCGACCGGATCATCCAGTGGAGGCGCGCTCTCCACGCCACCCCGGAAATAGGCTTCAACACCCCCGTTACTGAGAAATTCATCGTCGACGAACTCGAAAAAATGGGCGTGGACGAGATCCGCCACGGAAACGGCATGCGGGGAATCGTCGCGCTCATCAAGGGGAATAAGCCGGGAAAAGTGCTGGGAATCCGGGCGGACTACGATGCCCTCAACATGACTGAGGACACGGGGCTCCCCTTCGCCGCCACCAACGGCAACATGCACGCCTGCGGCCATGACGCCCACGCCGCCATGCTCCTGGGCACGGCAAAAATTCTCACGGAGTGCCGGGACGAACTCCAGGGAACGGTGAAGCTCATCTTCCAGCCCTCGGAGGAGGACGGAAGGGGAGCCCCGGCCATGATCGAGGACGGGCTGTTCGAGAACCCCGCCATGGACGGCATCATCGGTCTCCACATCGGAAGCCTCTGGAAGGGGTTCAAGGCCGGCGAGGCGGGATACCGCTTCGGCGCCCTCATGGCCGCCTCCGACTGGTTCACCGTCACCTTTGAAGGAAAGGGCGGACATGGAGCCACCCCCCATCTTACCGTGGACCCTGTCGCCATGGCCTGCCAGGCGGTCAACCTGCTCCAGCTCGTGGTCAGCAGGGAGACGAGCCCCCTGGATTCCGCCGTCATCACCGTGGGCACCATCCAGGGCGGCACCATGCCCAACATCATCGCCCCGAGCTGCACCATCAGGGGAACCATCCGCTCCCTCTCGCCCGAGACGAGGAAGAACCTGGAGAACAGGCTGAAGACCATCTGCACCGACGTGGCGGAGGCCCTCCGGGGCAAGGCGTCCATCACCTATACCTACGGCCCTCCCCCCCTCATCAACGACCGCGGGATGACGGAAAAGATGAAGGCCGCCATGGAGGACATCCTCGGCGCCGACATGGTCCACGAAGTGGCGGAACCCACCATGGGGGGAGAGGACATGGCCTTCTTCCAGGAGAAGGTGCCGGGCTCCTTCTTCTTCCTGCCGGCAACCTTCGGCGATGAGCGGGACTACCCTCACCATCACCCCAAGTTCGACCTGAACGAGAGCGTCTTCTGGATCGGCCCGGCAGTCATGGCGAAATACGCCCTCACCTGGCAGTAA
- a CDS encoding pyridoxal-phosphate dependent enzyme encodes MALHRETPLLESVPLGAVSGRRVFLKMENMQPAGSFKLRGIGRVCEEAVKSGAVRFISPSGGNAGYAAAWAGRELGVCTTVIVPVTTSEEAKNAIAALGAEVIVSGESWKESNELALAMAGEDPKSKYIHAFDDPVMWGGHGTLVDEAAKQGPKPDAVVLSVGGGGLLCGVAAGMDRNGWGKVPVLACETEGAASFAAAVAAGEIVELESITSVATSLGARAVAPAALELTRNHRITPYVVPDESAVAACSRFLDDHRVLVEPACGVSLSALYENTPLLGDAGTVLVVVCGGIGISAAKLRNLEARFGLS; translated from the coding sequence ATGGCCCTGCACAGGGAAACCCCTCTTCTGGAATCCGTCCCCCTGGGCGCCGTCTCGGGGCGGAGGGTGTTCCTGAAAATGGAGAACATGCAGCCCGCAGGATCCTTCAAGCTGCGTGGGATCGGGCGGGTCTGCGAGGAAGCCGTAAAGTCGGGGGCGGTCCGGTTCATCTCCCCCTCGGGAGGCAACGCCGGCTACGCGGCCGCATGGGCCGGAAGGGAACTCGGCGTCTGCACCACCGTCATCGTCCCGGTGACCACGTCCGAAGAGGCGAAAAACGCCATCGCCGCCCTCGGGGCGGAGGTCATCGTCTCCGGAGAGAGCTGGAAGGAATCCAACGAACTGGCCCTGGCCATGGCCGGGGAGGATCCGAAATCAAAATACATCCACGCCTTCGACGACCCCGTCATGTGGGGCGGCCACGGGACTCTCGTGGACGAAGCGGCGAAGCAGGGTCCGAAGCCCGATGCCGTCGTTCTCTCCGTGGGAGGGGGCGGCCTGCTCTGCGGCGTGGCTGCGGGAATGGACCGGAACGGCTGGGGGAAAGTGCCCGTGCTCGCCTGCGAGACGGAAGGGGCAGCCTCCTTCGCCGCCGCTGTCGCGGCAGGTGAAATAGTCGAGCTGGAGAGCATAACATCCGTGGCCACTTCGCTGGGTGCCCGGGCAGTGGCCCCGGCGGCCCTCGAACTGACCCGGAATCACAGGATCACGCCCTACGTCGTCCCCGACGAGTCGGCGGTGGCAGCGTGCTCAAGGTTCCTTGACGATCACAGGGTCCTCGTGGAGCCCGCCTGCGGTGTCTCCCTCTCGGCCCTGTACGAAAACACGCCCCTCCTCGGCGACGCCGGTACTGTTCTCGTGGTCGTCTGCGGGGGCATCGGCATCAGCGCGGCGAAGCTCAGGAACCTGGAGGCCAGGTTCGGCCTTTCCTGA